The Thermodesulfovibrionales bacterium genome includes a region encoding these proteins:
- a CDS encoding cytochrome b/b6 domain-containing protein → MTDTKPNEYLRFNLTFRMQHVIMLVTFLLLAFTGWSLKYPEPAIEHAGWWIRLWGGPKTAGIIHRIAGVTMLIDFVWHVAYLAYMLLTGKMKFDTRTTIVPLPQDVIDLIHNFLYFFGLSKTKPQFGRFSYIHKFDYWAVFWGMGIIGLSGLALAFPTKAQYFFPGWSVNWIWELLSVLHSDEALLAIVFILFWHFYNEHLKWDKFPMSMTWITGKIPMETFKHEHPLEYELELKENPDLSMNRRSS, encoded by the coding sequence TGAATATCTGCGCTTCAACCTCACCTTCAGGATGCAGCATGTCATCATGCTCGTCACCTTTCTGCTTCTTGCCTTTACCGGCTGGTCGTTGAAATATCCCGAACCTGCCATTGAGCATGCTGGCTGGTGGATACGGTTATGGGGCGGTCCGAAGACGGCAGGTATCATCCACAGGATAGCGGGCGTCACCATGCTCATCGACTTTGTCTGGCACGTTGCCTATCTTGCCTATATGCTCCTGACAGGGAAGATGAAGTTCGATACGAGAACGACCATCGTCCCCCTCCCTCAGGATGTGATCGATCTCATCCACAACTTCCTCTATTTCTTCGGCCTGAGCAAGACAAAGCCCCAGTTCGGCAGGTTCAGCTATATCCACAAGTTTGATTATTGGGCGGTCTTCTGGGGCATGGGGATCATCGGACTGTCAGGCCTTGCGCTCGCCTTTCCGACAAAGGCCCAGTACTTTTTCCCGGGGTGGAGCGTAAACTGGATATGGGAACTCTTGTCCGTCCTCCATAGCGACGAGGCGCTCCTTGCGATCGTCTTCATCCTTTTCTGGCACTTTTACAACGAACATCTCAAGTGGGACAAGTTCCCCATGAGCATGACCTGGATCACCGGCAAGATCCCCATGGAGACGTTCAAGCACGAACATCCGCTCGAATACGAACTGGAGCTGAAGGAGAATCCCGATCTCTCCATGAATCGAAGG